A single genomic interval of Bacteroidota bacterium harbors:
- a CDS encoding four-helix bundle copper-binding protein — MAHEKFQSCIDACYNCATECKHCEDACLNEKDVKVLVQCIKLNSDCATMCMLSAKMMSGGSQFASEICELCAKVCDACAAECEKHSDLEHCKKCAEVCRKCAEECRVMSNMPVE, encoded by the coding sequence ATGGCTCACGAAAAATTTCAAAGTTGCATTGATGCATGTTACAATTGTGCAACAGAATGTAAACATTGTGAAGATGCTTGTCTTAACGAAAAAGATGTAAAGGTATTAGTACAATGTATTAAACTGAACAGCGATTGCGCTACGATGTGTATGCTTTCTGCAAAAATGATGTCGGGTGGAAGTCAATTTGCGAGTGAGATTTGCGAACTTTGTGCAAAGGTTTGCGATGCCTGTGCTGCCGAGTGTGAAAAACATTCTGATCTGGAACATTGTAAAAAATGCGCTGAAGTTTGCCGCAAATGCGCTGAAGAATGCAGGGTAATGAGCAATATGCCGGTGGAGTGA
- a CDS encoding DsrE family protein, with translation MKILILINDAPYGTEKAYNAMRLANQLGKDHERVEVRIFLMADAANCAIANQNTPNGYYNIERMIKLALTKGAKVKICGSCADARGLKNAVLIEGTEISTMAELTNWVVDSDKVLVF, from the coding sequence ATGAAAATCCTGATTTTAATTAATGATGCTCCTTATGGAACAGAAAAGGCGTACAATGCTATGCGTTTAGCAAATCAACTTGGTAAAGACCATGAACGGGTTGAAGTGAGGATATTTTTAATGGCGGACGCGGCAAACTGTGCGATAGCTAATCAAAATACCCCCAATGGTTACTATAATATCGAGCGTATGATCAAACTTGCTCTTACAAAAGGGGCAAAAGTAAAAATATGCGGAAGTTGTGCTGATGCAAGGGGGTTAAAAAATGCGGTACTTATTGAAGGGACAGAAATAAGCACAATGGCAGAACTTACCAATTGGGTGGTGGATAGCGATAAAGTACTCGTATTTTAA
- a CDS encoding class I SAM-dependent methyltransferase: MIEEKNISVFDKNALEYDQWYDKHCNIYQSEILALKQAILHNKNGVEIGVGTGRFAEPLNIKAGVEPSENMAKVAEQRGIKVYRTVAENLPFENETFDFALMVTTVCFLTNIPKVFKEVHRILKPKGEIILAIIDKNSELGKKYEKEKSSNKFYKDAHFHSTGEITELLKQAHFEKFEYWQTLTTSNTNEVEQPQMGFGKGSFVVIKAIKY, from the coding sequence ATGATTGAAGAAAAAAACATATCGGTATTTGATAAAAATGCACTGGAGTATGACCAATGGTATGATAAGCATTGTAATATTTATCAGTCAGAAATTCTTGCCTTAAAACAAGCAATTCTGCACAATAAAAATGGAGTTGAAATTGGTGTTGGCACAGGTCGTTTTGCTGAACCATTAAACATAAAAGCCGGAGTTGAGCCGTCTGAAAACATGGCGAAAGTTGCGGAACAAAGAGGGATAAAAGTTTACCGAACCGTTGCCGAAAACCTTCCCTTTGAAAACGAAACTTTTGATTTTGCATTGATGGTAACAACCGTTTGTTTTCTCACGAACATTCCGAAAGTATTTAAAGAAGTTCACCGGATATTGAAACCAAAGGGAGAAATTATACTTGCTATCATAGACAAAAACAGCGAACTCGGAAAGAAATATGAAAAAGAAAAATCATCAAACAAATTTTATAAGGATGCCCATTTCCATTCCACCGGAGAAATAACAGAATTGCTGAAACAGGCCCATTTTGAAAAATTTGAATACTGGCAAACACTAACCACATCAAACACTAATGAAGTTGAACAACCACAAATGGGTTTCGGCAAGGGAAGCTTTGTAGTAATAAAGGCAATAAAATATTAA
- a CDS encoding rhodanese-like domain-containing protein, which yields MFFAFNTSVQKDKEPWSKNQLIEPADLAKIINDVSAKKPVIYSVGPGANIKGCVEMGAAQEKENLEKLKAALRKLDKNAEIVILCGCCPFEHCPNIRPSFELLNEMKFTNHKLLNLTKNLKVDWIDKGYPINE from the coding sequence ATGTTTTTCGCATTTAACACTTCTGTTCAGAAAGATAAAGAGCCCTGGAGCAAAAATCAGCTAATAGAACCGGCAGACCTTGCAAAAATCATTAATGACGTATCAGCAAAGAAGCCGGTTATATACAGTGTTGGTCCCGGAGCAAACATCAAAGGATGTGTTGAAATGGGTGCTGCACAGGAAAAGGAAAATCTTGAGAAGTTAAAAGCGGCTCTCCGTAAACTTGATAAAAATGCGGAAATAGTTATCCTGTGCGGATGTTGCCCGTTTGAACATTGTCCGAATATTCGTCCTTCATTTGAATTGCTAAATGAAATGAAATTCACAAATCATAAACTTCTTAATCTTACGAAAAATCTAAAGGTGGACTGGATTGATAAGGGTTATCCAATAAACGAATGA
- a CDS encoding NAD(P)/FAD-dependent oxidoreductase: MSKTILVLGGGWGGLTAAHALKSKLPGDYRIAVIEKRQSFVFYPSFLRAMIGETTGLNYIESPLKNLLRKDLEIINEEVIRIDPETKTVYTNAQTIQADYIIIAMGAELYPETIPGFNEYCLNLYDTKGAFEIHEKLENFTKGKIAFLVTRTPFRCPPAPYEAAMLAEWFLREKGVRNNIEISIYTPEKFPMPSAGEQVGEAFKQILSAHNIQFFPEHNVSKVEGKSNKILFSNNKEANYDLLIGVPPHGAPKAIVESGLTNSSGYISVHPQTMEILNNPEELTTRFPGIYAIGDSAGIMLLNGKYLPKGGVFAEEKAQVVARNIISLIKGEKPMASFSGQGVCYVDVGDGMAAEGAGDFYAYPDPVVKLAMPSKESRKAKHEFERIFEWWFTEYQNK, translated from the coding sequence ATGAGTAAAACAATTTTAGTATTAGGTGGCGGATGGGGCGGTTTGACCGCTGCTCATGCCTTAAAAAGTAAATTACCCGGTGATTATCGTATCGCTGTCATTGAAAAAAGACAATCATTTGTTTTTTATCCCTCTTTCCTCCGGGCAATGATCGGGGAAACAACCGGATTAAACTACATTGAAAGCCCTTTGAAAAACCTTTTAAGGAAAGATTTGGAAATAATCAATGAAGAAGTGATCCGCATTGATCCCGAAACAAAAACAGTTTATACCAATGCGCAAACTATCCAGGCCGATTACATCATTATCGCGATGGGAGCGGAATTATATCCCGAAACAATTCCCGGATTTAATGAATATTGCCTGAACCTTTACGATACAAAAGGAGCATTTGAGATTCACGAAAAACTTGAAAATTTTACCAAAGGCAAAATTGCATTTCTTGTTACCCGCACCCCGTTCCGTTGCCCTCCGGCACCATACGAAGCTGCCATGTTAGCCGAATGGTTTTTGAGAGAAAAGGGAGTAAGAAATAATATTGAGATTTCTATATATACACCTGAAAAATTCCCAATGCCTTCTGCCGGAGAACAGGTAGGTGAAGCATTCAAACAGATTTTAAGTGCGCATAATATTCAATTTTTCCCTGAGCACAACGTTTCTAAAGTCGAAGGTAAGTCAAACAAAATTCTTTTCTCAAATAATAAAGAAGCGAATTACGATCTGCTTATTGGTGTTCCGCCACATGGTGCGCCTAAAGCAATTGTAGAATCGGGCTTAACCAATTCATCCGGGTACATTTCCGTTCACCCTCAAACAATGGAAATACTCAATAACCCGGAAGAACTCACTACGCGCTTTCCGGGTATTTATGCAATTGGAGATAGTGCGGGAATTATGCTCTTAAACGGAAAGTATCTGCCTAAAGGCGGAGTATTTGCGGAAGAAAAAGCGCAGGTAGTTGCAAGAAATATCATCTCGCTAATTAAGGGAGAAAAACCAATGGCTTCATTTAGCGGACAGGGAGTTTGTTATGTAGATGTGGGAGATGGAATGGCTGCTGAAGGTGCAGGAGATTTTTACGCATATCCCGATCCTGTTGTTAAACTGGCAATGCCATCTAAAGAAAGCCGTAAAGCAAAGCATGAATTTGAGCGGATTTTTGAATGGTGGTTTACTGAATATCAAAACAAATAA
- a CDS encoding winged helix-turn-helix transcriptional regulator, producing MKNITIYELHAEVCKALAHPLRIEVIDLLQKKELCFSDMLEKTGGLKSNLSQHLSIMANSGILNVRKDSRCNYYSLSSSKVAKACSLMREVLIDNLKKQQQLHKSILK from the coding sequence ATGAAAAATATAACGATTTATGAGTTGCACGCAGAAGTATGCAAAGCATTGGCTCATCCGTTGAGGATTGAGGTAATTGATCTTCTTCAGAAGAAAGAATTATGCTTTAGCGATATGCTTGAGAAAACAGGCGGATTGAAATCAAACCTATCACAGCATTTATCAATCATGGCAAACAGCGGTATCCTGAACGTGAGAAAAGACAGCCGGTGTAATTATTACAGCCTTTCTTCATCAAAAGTGGCAAAGGCTTGTTCACTTATGCGGGAAGTGTTAATTGACAATCTTAAAAAGCAACAGCAACTTCATAAAAGTATTTTAAAATGA